From Polynucleobacter ibericus:
AGGTAGGATTGGGAGTTGTTGGCAAGAATACGTTGACGTAATCTTCGCCCAATTTAGCAGTGACTTCTTTGGCGGGTGCACCAGTTTGGAAAGCAATCACCCAAGAATCTGCGTGGGGATAACGAATTAATAAGGCTTTACTAAAAGCTTGGCCGCTACCAGAAAATAAGGTGGACGACACTTGTTGAACGCTAGAGTAAATGGATCGCACGATCGGAATACGGTTGATCTGCTTATTCCACATCCGAATCCACCACTGTCCAGCGAAACTAATTGCCAGTAAACCGGTAGCCATGATCACGCCAACCACAATCAAAATTCCGACTCCAGGCAGTTCGCGGAAATGCTGAAGATCACCTGCAAATTGGCGAGGAAACACAGCAATGATGGCGTGCATCACTGAACCAAAAACACCATCGAGCAGACCCAAGCCCCAAGCTATCACCCAAATGGTGATCGACAATGGTGCCCAAACGAGGATGCCAGCTATAAAGTATTTTTTCATGTGTTTTGCCTAACCGCTTATTTTAGCGGGTTAGGAGTCAATCAGCGACAGACTAATAAAAGCCCAGGTTGATGATCAAAATTCCAACTAAAAATCCACCGGTAAAGAGTAAAGCGCCAGCAAGTAGGCGATGAGTCCGTCTTTCCTGCAATAAAAGGGCTTTTAAGACCTCTAATTCGCC
This genomic window contains:
- a CDS encoding DUF502 domain-containing protein — encoded protein: MKKYFIAGILVWAPLSITIWVIAWGLGLLDGVFGSVMHAIIAVFPRQFAGDLQHFRELPGVGILIVVGVIMATGLLAISFAGQWWIRMWNKQINRIPIVRSIYSSVQQVSSTLFSGSGQAFSKALLIRYPHADSWVIAFQTGAPAKEVTAKLGEDYVNVFLPTTPNPTSGFFMIVPRAQTIELEMSVEEALKHIVSMGSVPPNSSSGLTASQLPRHF